One genomic region from Lycorma delicatula isolate Av1 chromosome 9, ASM4794821v1, whole genome shotgun sequence encodes:
- the LOC142330734 gene encoding uncharacterized protein LOC142330734 has protein sequence MIIITEPNIYEAAKTGWMADTVGDVVIKNMSGRLVLSFKTRTEGFVVAETDCTIIAGAYVSPNISIGDYEKYLDSIHRIVSCESKKVIMMGDFNCKSRLAGSSYNNRKGELLADLMESLGYYCINDNTPTFEARGHCSVLDLVIIDGRWGSDQYEWRVLDQDIASDHFAVKLIM, from the coding sequence atgatAATAATTACGGAGCCTAATATCTACGAAGCAGCCAAAACCGGTTGGATGGCTGACACTGTTGGagatgtagtaataaaaaatatgagtggGAGATTGGTATTGAGCTTCAAAACAAGAACAGAGGGATTTGTAGTGGCAGAGACGGACTGCACAATTATAGCAGGAGCATATGTATCACCCAACATAAGTATTGGAGATTACGAGAAGTATCTGGATAGTATTCATAGAATAGTATCTTGTGAGAGTAAGAAGGTCATAATGATGGGTGATTTCAACTGTAAATCGAGGTTAGCTGGTAGCTCCTATAATAACCGGAAAGGAGAGTTACTTGCAGATTTAATGGAGTCCCTTGGATACTATTGTATAAATGATAATACTCCGACGTTTGAAGCTCGAGGACATTGCTCAGTATTGGACTTGGTCATCATTGATGGCAGATGGGGAAGTGATCAATATGAGTGGCGTGTATTAGATCAGGACATTGCAAGCGATCACTTTGCTGTTAAGTTAATAATGTAG